Genomic window (Subtercola endophyticus):
AGAAGCAGGGCGACGATGAGCGATCGTGACGCGCCGAGGGCGCGGCGGCGGCCGAAATCTCGCCGCCGCAAGAGCACCAGCGCGTAGACGACGGCGGCCACGAGAACGGATCCGACGCCGAACACCAGCAGCGTCAGCGATCGGCTGAAGTCGCCGAGCTGCGACTGCACCGACGCGCTGAGCGCGGCCAGCTGTTCGCTCGTCGTCACGGTGACCTTGCTGCGGTCGACGACAGCCAGCACCGACTCGACGAGGGCCGTGACGGCGGTGACCTGAGCACTGGTGGCAGCGACGACAACGAGCACGCTGACGGGCTGCGGATGCTCGGGGTCGGCCACAGCGGGAACGACCACCACCGGGTCGAGCACCGCGAGCTCGTCGGGCAGCGCCGTCGCCCTGTCGACCACGTATTCGGCGCTCGAGGCGACCGACTCGACGCTCCCGACGCCGTCGGCGAGCCCGAGTGCTCGGGCGGCAGCGGGCGACGCGACGGCGCGCGGTGCAGAGGGGGCGGGCGGGGTGGCGCCGACAGCTCCTGTGCGGTTGGGGCCGAACGGGGCGCCTCCGACGGGTGTGCCGTCGGCCTCGGCCGAAGCAACCGAAACAGCCGAAGCAGCCGAGGCAGTAGTGGGAGCCATGCCGAGAGTGGGCGCAGAGGCATTCGCGAGTTCTGAGGCACTCGCGGGCGGAACCGAGTATTGCCGGCGGAGCGCCACCCGCGTACCACCGTCGACCCGGGCGTTGCGCACGTCGTCGGCCGGACCGAACGCGGTGACCGAGGAGATCTGGGTCGCTTCGGCCAGGCGGCCGAGCACAGACGTGTCGAGTCCGGATGACTCGGGCGCACGCACGACGATCAAGCGTGTGCCCTCGTTGTCGATGCTCGACACGATGGCGTTCTGCGCACCCACTGCACGCCCGGTGGTCAGCACCACCACCGCACACAACACCGCGACGATCGTCACGGCCACAGCGGAGGTCACCCGCGCGGCCAACGCCGCCGCGGCCGCCTCACGCAGCAGCGCCACGACCTGCCGCCACCGGACACCATCGCGCGAGCCGTACGCCCGCGCCGCTGGCGGCCCCGGCACCACCGCGTGGCTACCTGCCGCCGGCCCCAGCGCGTCGGCGCCACCGCCGGGCGCAGGTGACGCCGCCGAACCCCGGGTCCGGCCGGGTGCCGGGTAGTCACACCCGGCCGGATCCGCAGTCCGGCGCTGCACGTGGGCTCGGTGCCGGCCGTCGCTCACAGCGTCACGCGCCGATCGCACTCGCCGACCACGGCCGCGTCGTGCGTCGCGATCAGCACGCCCGCGCCCGCAGCGGCTCGCTCCCGCAGCGCGCCGAACACCACCGCAGCGGATGCTCGGTCGAGGTTGCCCGTCGGCTCATCGGCGAGCACGATCGCCGGCTCATTCATCAGGGCACGGCAGAGCGCGATTCGCTGGGCTTGGCCGCCCGAGATCTGACCGGGACGCGACTGCGCCCGCTTCTGCACCCCGAATCGTTGCAGCAAGCGGTGTGCCTGCTCGACCGATCGGCTCCGATCCACGCCCCGGTACAGGCTCGTCTCGACGACGTTGTCGAGAATGCTGCGCTTGGAGTCGAGAGCCGCATCTTGAAAGACGAAGCCCAGCCGCGTGGCACGCAACCGTGCTCGGTCGGCGTCGCCGAGGGCGGAGGTCGGGCATCCGTTCACCAGAACCTCGCCCGCCGTCGGCCGCACCATGAGGCCGAGCAGGTAGAGCAGGGTCGACTTTCCGCGACCCGACGGACCGGTGAGGGCGACGATCTCCCCCGGATGCACGGCCAGGTCGATGTCAGCGAGAACGGGTGCCGCGCGGTCGTAGCGAAAGCAGAGGCCGCGAGCCTCGAGGGCGATCGTCACGGAGCCCCCGAAGCCGCGGGTGCCGCCGGTTCGGCCGGTGCCGCGGGTGCCGCCGGTGCCGCCGGGTGCGCCTCTGCGGGAGCTTGCGCCGACGCCGCAACACGAATCGAGAGCCCCGCCGCCACCCCGGTCACGATCGACTGGCCCGCTGCCTCGGCCCGCACGGTGACCGGATGCACGACCCCCTCGGCATCGACCACGACCACCTGCTCGGAGGCGTCGGTCTGCACAGCAGCCGACGGCACGACAACGCCGTGCACCGGCTCGACCGTCACCACCCTCGACACGAAGAGGGTCTGACCGGCGACGGCGACCGCGTCGCAGTGCGCGCCGCAGATCGACGCGCCGTCGCCACCCCCAGCCCCGTCGCCACTCGCCGCGTCGCCACCCGCAGCCCCGCCGTCGCCACCCCCAGGCGCGTCGCCACCCGCAGCCGCGCCGTCGCCACCCCCTGCGCCTCCGGAATCCGCGCCACCCGCCGCCTCGAGCGAGATCACCACCGT
Coding sequences:
- a CDS encoding FtsX-like permease family protein — protein: MPGPPAARAYGSRDGVRWRQVVALLREAAAAALAARVTSAVAVTIVAVLCAVVVLTTGRAVGAQNAIVSSIDNEGTRLIVVRAPESSGLDTSVLGRLAEATQISSVTAFGPADDVRNARVDGGTRVALRRQYSVPPASASELANASAPTLGMAPTTASAASAVSVASAEADGTPVGGAPFGPNRTGAVGATPPAPSAPRAVASPAAARALGLADGVGSVESVASSAEYVVDRATALPDELAVLDPVVVVPAVADPEHPQPVSVLVVVAATSAQVTAVTALVESVLAVVDRSKVTVTTSEQLAALSASVQSQLGDFSRSLTLLVFGVGSVLVAAVVYALVLLRRRDFGRRRALGASRSLIVALLLTQVALLGSIGAVTGCTAADLLLALTGDPPPTATFTFAVALLAVLTAVVASVVPAVVASTRDPLRELRVA
- a CDS encoding ABC transporter ATP-binding protein, which gives rise to MTIALEARGLCFRYDRAAPVLADIDLAVHPGEIVALTGPSGRGKSTLLYLLGLMVRPTAGEVLVNGCPTSALGDADRARLRATRLGFVFQDAALDSKRSILDNVVETSLYRGVDRSRSVEQAHRLLQRFGVQKRAQSRPGQISGGQAQRIALCRALMNEPAIVLADEPTGNLDRASAAVVFGALRERAAAGAGVLIATHDAAVVGECDRRVTL